From Rubrivirga sp. SAORIC476, a single genomic window includes:
- a CDS encoding superoxide dismutase family protein: protein MRPLLFALALLVAACADAPAPEPASAEAPTTDVATAPSPSGPGRAVAQIAEVDGSGVTGSVEFVDLGDAVEVRYNLSGLTPGEHGFHLHQTGACGPDSTGTPAGAAGGHFNPLSSEHGAPSAAPAQRHAGDLGNILAEATGQALGVRIDSVLSFEGPTAILGKAVLVHGGTDDLTSQPSGDAGPRVGCGVISEVASRSETGNLGEGPIEGIEP, encoded by the coding sequence ATGCGCCCGCTCCTCTTCGCCCTCGCCCTCCTCGTCGCCGCATGCGCCGACGCTCCCGCTCCTGAGCCCGCCTCCGCCGAAGCGCCGACGACGGACGTGGCGACCGCCCCTTCACCCTCCGGCCCGGGCCGGGCCGTCGCCCAGATCGCCGAGGTGGATGGGTCCGGCGTGACCGGCTCCGTCGAGTTCGTCGACCTCGGCGACGCGGTGGAGGTGCGCTACAACCTCTCGGGCCTGACGCCCGGCGAGCATGGCTTCCACCTCCACCAGACGGGCGCGTGCGGCCCCGACTCGACCGGCACGCCCGCAGGCGCGGCGGGCGGCCACTTCAACCCGCTCAGCAGCGAGCACGGCGCGCCGAGCGCGGCGCCCGCTCAGCGGCACGCGGGCGACCTCGGCAACATCCTCGCCGAGGCGACTGGGCAGGCGCTCGGCGTCCGCATCGACTCGGTGCTGTCGTTCGAGGGGCCGACGGCGATCCTCGGCAAGGCCGTGCTGGTCCACGGCGGCACTGACGACTTGACGAGCCAGCCTAGCGGCGACGCCGGTCCGCGCGTGGGCTGTGGCGTCATCTCAGAGGTGGCCAGCCGGAGCGAAACCGGGAATCTGGGGGAAGGCCCGATCGAAGGGATTGAGCCGTAG